The following is a genomic window from Plectropomus leopardus isolate mb chromosome 3, YSFRI_Pleo_2.0, whole genome shotgun sequence.
TCTGATTCAACATCTGGTCAGACCCTTATATTTTGATGAGAACCTGTGCAGTACATACAAGatataatgttatatttaatccataaaatgtctatttatttaaataaaaaagaataaacctGATATTTGGGATATTCGTGTAATGTCGTGAATTTTAATGACTGACATATtgcaattaattatttatttttaccttgaCTTGCTCTCCCTAAAggtaaaatgtttacatttggcTGCTCCATGGGCCCAGTGCAACACTACTGGTACATCTGGCTGGACAGATTGTTTGTGGGTAATGGTCTCAAAACGGCGGGTAAGAAGGTTCTGGTGGACGCACTGGTCGGCGCTCCAATTACAGGGCTGTGTTTTTTCATGGGTAAGTAGTATTTCAGAATTTATTTGGCACTAAGCAGCCTGCCTTAAGACGTGGGTGTGAtgaaacaaaagacaatgtGTGTCAATATCAGAGTGTTTTGAGTTCAAAGGTCATCTGTGACAGCTTGGatttgaatgagtttttttcGTCGGTGTCAGTCATGTTTTATAAGAGTTCCTCCAGACATTATCTGAAGTtggttttgataaaaatgtggTGCTAACACACAATAACTCTTTTTATCGCAGGCATTAGTCTCATGGAAGGACACACTTTATCTGAAGGATGGAAGGAGTTTAAAGATAAGTTCTGGGAATTTTACATGGCAAGTACACCTGTCAGGTCTCACCTGAGGATCTGGATCAGCAGATCAGTTCTGATGTAGTCTTTGTTCCCAACCACATTTAGTTATCTTTgcagccttttgttttttttgcatttataactgtgtgtgtcttGTCTTTGCTTGTGTCCTTTGGTGTTCATAAACGACACATGAAGAAAGCAGAATTGCCGCCCTGCAGTTTTATGCCTCCGTGCACGAGTCAAgttacacttacagtttacatctatgtgtgtgaaaacatggatgtgtCACACACTTCTTTACCTCAGTATCACAGAGGATCTGTATAATCAGCACAGTTCCAAGCTGGACACCAAAGataagtgtcaccaattcagtatctgaccaaatgtctccccttcagttcctgagatatgacacaGAATAATGGCAAGGAAAGTGTTTTATGCAGAATattattatgtcacagtgaagttgacctttgaccttttatcataattagcataatcatttttgagttatggccaaataCATGCTTTGttaaggtcacactgaccttggcctttgaccttcgaccaccgaattctaatcagtttatttttcagtccaagtggacattcgTGTCGCTGAAGGTGAAGTGCAGCCTCATAAAGTTCACTAAACTCTTTCTATTTGTCAATACGACCTCATGAAATGCAATTGGTATAATTAATTTCAATGAACAGTCATTTGTTAGACAGTCGGTCAGTGAGTTggctgttacttttcatttgttCAGCTGTATTTGCTATTTTAAAGCAATATTCATCAATATAGTAAAAAGGATGTTTATTGTTGCTGCTGCCTCTTATTTGACTCGGTATGATAATAATATGATTTCCTCTCAGTGATGAGGTGTACTGTTTTTGAGCACGTTCCAAATGTCTTGTGGACCAATCAGACTGCTTGGTCGCAATTACCTGTCGTATAATTGTGATAAGCCAAacctgtctcctagaaatttcATATGTTACTTAACTGCTAAAATTACGTTGTTGTGGCAACGTAATCTCTGCCTGGATTATGTACAGGGATGTTTCTTTGAGATAATGAAACACTACATTCATATCCAGCGTAGATTTGGGAAGAAGGTGGTTGGGGAGGATGACGTGTTCACAGTATCTTGACAACAGAACTTCAGGTTTGCGTCCAAACATTCCATCTCAGGTTTagtcaacaaatgcattttgGATAAGTTTAGGGACAGATCGGAattttggttaaatgttaattataaaaagagaaaaaaaaggtaacaaaataataacactgtATTCACGACAAGTGAATACCATATTGCAAGATTGTCATTTGTGgcacaaaacagctaaaatatgttgtcaGTGAAAATTTTGCTGATTCAGtctcaacatttttgcaactttcttggTATATTGATTCGCAACATTTTTtcaatagaaaaaataatttgctcaaCATTACATTTCCctcaaaatgccatttttgttttaaggAAGAtgctaaatatatttattaatgacttctgagatttttttttacaatgtttaagacaataattaaaaaaaagctcactgGCAGTTTCCTCTAAATTaattccaaaaaagacattttggttAATTGCCAGCTAAAAGTGACAGTTTCAACAGTGTGTGCATTGTGTAATCACTTCAGCTTTGTTTATGCTCATCTGTGTTGTTCTTGCCTGTAGGCAGAGTGCAGTGTTTGGCCTGCTGCTCAGATGCTCAACTTCTACTTCCTCTCACCCAAATTCCGTGTCGTGTTCATCAACTCTGTTGCCTTAGGGTGGGACACGTACCTGTCCTACCTCAAACACAGAGTAAGTCAGCCACAGGGGATTTAAAGGAATTTCTGCATCCTACATAGTTTTCGCTTCTTCTATAAAGACAATGTGTTTTATCGATTACTAATTATGtgaccatttatttttatatttttgccttaATGAAcgttagatttaaaaaaactttgctACTAATGGAGAATTAGGAGAGAGCAATATGTCAGTCTGCTGCACTATTTCGCTGCTCATGTTGTTAACTGTGTCTGTCAGAGTTTGCTTCTGGCAGGGATATTGCTGATatgtatttgtttctgttgtgttgaCAGGATGACAGTCACTCCACTGAGTTGATATCAGACAGCAGTGCAGTGAATGTGCAGCAGGAAGCGCTCCCACCATCCAAACCTCTGGAGGAAAAAACTTAGAGATGAAGTTCTTCTCAACTGTGAGATCATTCATTGAGGCCAAAGAATATTTTGTGGGCAGGACTGTTTAACAGATTATCTTTCTTTCCAATGAGCCGCTcatctgaagttttttttaaagatttttttttggggggggtctTTAGTCTTTATTTAATAAGACAACATACGCatgaaaggggggagagagaggggatgaaatGCATTAAATGATTGAGGTTGGAATTGAACCCGCACCTGCTGTGGTAGGGACACAGCccatgcacatgtgcacatgGGGTTCCCGCTCCACCAACTGAGCCGCTGGGTGCCCCAGTTgctttgaaatttaaaatgaccACGTCATTATGAACTGTGAGAAGTTGAGGATGTTTAAGTGGAAGTGCTGGAACACTTTCACCTTAATGTCTGTAGAGTTTTTCTATGTCTCTGTCCAGTTTGTCCATCTATTTATGTCTGAATGATGTGCACTCCTGAAGTATATTATATCCACATTCAGTAACTGTTCATGAAATTTTCATAAAACGTGTGCATTGACTTTCCTGTAGTACCTCGAATTGTTGTCTTCCATTTTTCTGAGAATAATAAAGTTTGGACAAGCTTTGCGAAAATTGCATTTAATATATGTTGCATATGAGAATGTTTAGACATACCTTGGAGATTATATAAATTATGAAGcaataaataatttatcagGAAAGACAAACCTTGCATTTAATATCATTgatttacttttgatacttacgTACAGTAAACATTAGATTCTGTGAGACTTTTACTCAATTAATATTCCAAAAGgcgactttaacttctaccaaagtcattttttggcaaGATATCCCTACTTTTACTCAATTTTGGCTGTCAGGTACTGCATCCACCACTGCCTTTATTTAgtttatgtcattttgtttcattcaatgtttttttcatattaatgcCCTGAGTAAATACACAGATAATGTTCAGAGGTTGTAATGTCTTTATATACCAACTTTTACCAaaatatgtattgttttattccaGCCGCCTGCACTCAAGCATAGTTACCACTTTCAGCCACTAGAGAGAGTGTAGTGCTGCTGTCAGGTGTCAACAGAGAGGGCATGTGCATGGCACTGTGGTGCTTTACTGCTCGGCTGATGATTGAGGTGTAGCCATACATCCATGGGTGTAGCCTACAATGTGCCAccatgtctgtttgtttaacaGGTaagcagaaatataaaatgggTAATGAGCTGAGACTGATGTAGCACAGCGGCGGGGGGTTTTAGACATGTTAGGAAGGTTGCCCTTTAATTCCTGCTTTGTGTGTGACAGCCTAACTTTGTTGTTATCTGAGTAAAATAAGCAGCTTAGCTAACTTTTGCTGTAAGGACCCCACGGTGCTACTTTTTGCATGGGATTTGCTTGTACCCGTCTGTTCATGTAGTAATAATGAAATGGAGCAACAGTATTATTTTGTGCAATCTGTGTCATCAGCTCATTTTTGTTAAACCGTCAGATGTAAACAGCCAAGACCACGTGTCCCAtggatctttaaaaagtctaaaaaggcattaaattaattcatctaaaaatataacTGGCATTAAATCAacctttcaaaagtcttaatttttttctgacattgtattGCAGaagttcaaaataaagttatgaaataataattaatcaaatGCCTCTTGCGTTAACATCACCaaagagtcatgttttatgttacaataataaaataaaaataaaataaaatggaattaCCCCATGACCTCAAGTAATTGATGGCGATACGTTTTTTTACTTCAATATTGACCACTGAAAAACTGGTCATAAATTAAAGTGGCattaaacagaatttaaaagtCTTAAGTCTCACTTGCTGTAAATTGTAGGAATCCTGGACAGGGCTTTTTCATTGTACTGTGGCTTGCTTTAAAGCAAGGCTGAACAGAAATGTGTAACGATATACCACTATGTCTCTGTATTTTGCAGAAAAGCCaagtaaaagaggaaaataatcaTAACGCTGactttttattcaaatgtaaaacaacTGGCTCAAGCAGTGACCAAACAACAATGGACACTCGATTTGTAGCAGGGAACATCTTCTTCATCACCAACAGAGTCAGTTGATAAATCAAGATTTTGCCAAATCTGGTTGGAAGAACAATGAAAATGTCTCTTCCTCCAAGAAACTCTGTGAGTCCATCCTCTTGCTCATgtgtaattgtttttattgactcGATTGCTGAATTAACTTCccttattgctgtgtttcctctcCTAAAGTTAGAGTTAGTGCTTGTTGCTTCGGGAGCCACCATTACTGTGCTGCCTGCATTTTATATTACCAACTATTCACTGTTATATATTGTTACAACAGTAAACAATATCTACACTTAAGTAGTTTTCATGAAATAGATGCTACATTCTTGATATCGACAGTTCATTTTCAATCTCACCGCCAAGGTCCAAGGTCAAGGTGCAGATCCCTGATTGGCTGCCTACATTGTCAGCTACAGTTCAGCCCAGATTGGATTTTAATTTCTGCAAAGTGTTTGGAGCAgcagagagtccagactgaaACACAGAGTGAAACCATATTTTATTCTATGCAGTTTATGAATGAAACAgaatgatattgttttttcaggaccGATACAGATACCGATTATTGGTAGTCAGTGAGACCAGTAACTATTAAAAACAGTCAGTTttgaaccaatatgcatttacaataaagatGAATGTATGTCTTTTGAAATTAAGAATTTGGAAAATTcataaactcaaacacaaaaatgtcttattgcctttagcaaatgtttaatcaaaaccgaaactttcaacatcatatacagcaagttcccagcaacttttttttttaaaaagttcaatgAAAATTTCAATAGAaaaagaataagtaaaaatagctccctgaagtttttcaaagtaagagttcctcccatgctgacactttctttacatgaattgcagactgccttcactggtgttggttgagtgtaatatgcacactttcattaattaattttactggcaattattaaaaaaaacaaaacctaataCAGATCATTGGCAATATGCCAGATATCTGTCCTGATtatcagccaggctgataatctgtggACCCTTAATCAGGATGGTCGACTTGTCACCAGGCACGAATTCACAAAAGCGATAAGCGACTGCTGCATAAACAACAATGTTAACTGAAAAGAGAATTTTCAGCAgggaaacagcttttttttaacctgctctacttcacatttttgacattaaacaaacaaactttacacATCAATCACTGAATggatttctgttattttcagaGAGCAATATTTGTTACTTTTGCCCAAAAGGTCaatcaaaattagaaaaaaaaaacatgtccattGAATGTCTGTCACTTTAAATAAAGAGCAAATACAGAACATTGTTTAAACATTGACCAACCAGCCTAAAGGATTTCATGTGTACCAACCCAGCGTGCAGAGCACTCCTCCTCAGGTGCTCAACACATCCTGCTGTCAAGGATGtagactgtgtgtgtatttgaataCTGTCGATATGACTGCCAGCCTTTTCCTCTCAACATGCCTGCAGCGATGTacctcactgtgctgctgtcccTGTTTGCAGTGACAGTCTGTAAAGGTAAGTTaacattttacacttttacCTGTTGAACTGACGTGTGAATTTATGTGAGAATTTGAATTAAACGTCATCTTGAAATCTTGATGCAAAGTTATGCAAATAGGAAACTTCCTGCGGCAGGAGGCAGGTAAATTGGATGTAGTTTTCTTCTCAGGGAATCATTGTATTTTGTACAATTTTAATACCTACAACAGCAATACCTGAGGCCAGGATTACATTCAAATTTGGACAAATATCATCCCTGCAGAAATAGAGAAacctttatatttaaacaatatattGCTGTCTGTTGCTGTAAAATACAAGTTTTTCCATCTGTATTTTCTACAATACTGAATGAAGAATTAACTGCTATTTGTAAACAATAAGCGGAAGTTAAAGTAGCCTGAATGGTAAGGTCACGCCTGGGTGGAGActaaagcaaatatttaatcagtgAAAGTGATCCTAAACTTAACTTACTGTGGTGTCTGCGACTTATGCAAACACTTATATGTACACAGACGTTCGATGCCAGCTGACTGCCAGCTTTTTGTCTGCATCATCAGTAAACAAACATCATTACCTGTCAGTTGATTTGGCTTTAGTAAACACACCGCAGAGTTAATGGCCTAATCTGAACCTCAAACTGAACTGCGCCTTCAtgacttgaaaaacaaaattagttgAGGAAACAATCTCACCTCAAGTTGCATTTAGAGGCTGTTAAGGAGCTCGAATCCATCTCATACATATATTTCCAGTGACAGGCTGCAAGCTGCGTGGGTGGGCATACTCATATCACCTGCACTCACCACTAACAGCAGAGCactgcacctttttttaaagaccattagcaaaccaaccaaccaaagaATAGTGTATAAGAAAACAGTCATTTCTAATTACATGTTCGAAAAGAAGTGGGAAGAAATGTGACTTATTTAATACCACCCACTCTCCGTTATTCATTAGCTAATAATTCTGCATATACTTCCTTATTTAACTGTAACATGTTACAACATGGGGTGAAAACTGGCTGTGGTTTTGAATTACAAAGATGTGTAAATTTGGCAAACTTGTTTacttttaatgtcattttcagtcgtAACTATTCTTCACAGTCATAAAGATGTAGAGTTAATCATGCTAGTGCGAGTTATCTGGCGTTtctgttgtgcttattttg
Proteins encoded in this region:
- the LOC121963222 gene encoding mpv17-like protein 2, translated to MFQRLTKEFVVRIRFNWRPFFQGRALLLTNTLSGGVMLGLGDIMQQSWEIYKKPDRVRDWRRTGKMFTFGCSMGPVQHYWYIWLDRLFVGNGLKTAGKKVLVDALVGAPITGLCFFMGISLMEGHTLSEGWKEFKDKFWEFYMAKCSVWPAAQMLNFYFLSPKFRVVFINSVALGWDTYLSYLKHRDDSHSTELISDSSAVNVQQEALPPSKPLEEKT